Genomic segment of Aliarcobacter trophiarum LMG 25534:
TTGCTCCAACACAAGTTATTTTTGTACCAATTGCAGAACCTCATGTTGCTTATGCAAAAGAGTTAGCAAAAGAGTTGCTTGAAAATGATATAGATTCAAAAATTTATGATATGAATGAGAGCTTAAATAAAAGAATAAGAATGGCTGAAAAACAAAGAGTACCTATGATTGTGGTTCTTGGAGATGAAGAGGTAGCAAATAAAATGGTAGCTTTAAGAGATAGAAGAAAAAGAGAGCAATCAAATTTAAGCAAAGATGAGTTTATAGAGAGTTTAAAAAATATACTAAAAGGAAGTAAAATTTGAGTAAAGATAGAAGAAAAGATGATGTTATAATGAATGAAGATATCAGAGCAAAAGAGGTTAGGTGTACTAGTGATAGTGGAGAAAATTATGGGATTATTCCACTAGCACAAGCTTTGGCTCTTGCTGATGAAGCTGGATTAGATTTAGTTTTGATAGCTGCAGATGCGAATCCTCCTGTTGCGAAGATTATGGATTATAGTAAATTTAAATATCAACAAGAAAAAAAGAAAAAAGAAGCAAAGAAAAATCAAAAAATAGTAGTTGTTAAAGAGATTAAATTATCTGTAAAAATTGCTGAAAATGATATTAACTATAAAGTAAAACATGCGATAGAGTTTTTAGAAGAAGGTAACCATGTTAAATTTAGAGTTTTTCTAAAAGGTAGAGAGATGGCTAATCCTGAAGCTGGTGTTGAGGTTCTAAGAAGAGTTTGGGCTATGATTGAAAATCTTGCAGTTATGGATAAAGAACCAAAACTTGAAGGAAGATATGTAAATCTTCTTGTAACTCCTAAAAAAGATTAATTCTACAA
This window contains:
- the infC gene encoding translation initiation factor IF-3; amino-acid sequence: MSKDRRKDDVIMNEDIRAKEVRCTSDSGENYGIIPLAQALALADEAGLDLVLIAADANPPVAKIMDYSKFKYQQEKKKKEAKKNQKIVVVKEIKLSVKIAENDINYKVKHAIEFLEEGNHVKFRVFLKGREMANPEAGVEVLRRVWAMIENLAVMDKEPKLEGRYVNLLVTPKKD